The genomic interval TCCAAAACGCGTACAAGTCGGAATTGCTGATGTCAATCCGGCCGCTCATCGCCGACCCGCCCACAATGCACCCATCCACCCATCATGCGCGGCGCGATCATCCACCCGGCAGGCGGCCCGGCCACTCTGCTTGCCGAATCGTGTGCCGCTCGCCGAGCCTGCATCGGAAGCGGATCCGGTTCCTGGTCGCAGGGCCACGAACACCAGAGGACGCTCCGCCGCGCGTATCCGGTTCGGCCAACGGAAGCCACCCTGAAGCAGTCAAACTAGGTTCCTAGGATGCTCGGTCGTTGGGTCACTGGCCGCGGGAGTGCGGGCAGAGCAGCAAGCGCCACTGAAAATCAGGGCGGTGGCGGTGGCGGTGGCGGTGGCGGTGGCGGTGGCGGTGGCGGTGGCGGTGGCGGTGGCGGTGGCGGTGGCGGTGGCGGTGGCGGTGACGGTGACGGTGACGGTGACGGTGACGGCGGGGCAGCGGGGCAGCGGGGCAGCGGGGCAGCGGCGGTAGGCAAGGCCGTGGGGCAGGGGCGATGGGCAGGGGCGGTAGGCAAGGCCGTGGGGCAGGGGCGGTGGGCAAGGGCGGTGGGCAAGGACGGTCGGGCAAGGGCGGTGGGGCGGTGACGTTGGGGCGGTGACGGCGGGCAAGGGCGGTGCGGCGGCGACGGTGCGGTGGTGGCCCTGGGCAGGAGCGGGACGCGAGCGCCAAGGCGGGGAAGCGGGGAAGCGGCGAAGCGGGGAAGCGGGGAAGCGGGGAAGCGGGGAAGCGGGGAAGCGGGGAAGCGGGGAAGCGGCGAAGCGGCGAAGCGGGAAGCGGCGAAGCGGCGAAGCGGCGAAGCGGGCGGGGCGGACGCGGGAGGGTAGGCGGGGTCAGGCGGTTTCGGCTGGGAGGATGCCCTGGTGGACGGCCGCGACCAGCTCGGCGTGGTCGGCTTCGACCTGGTCGGCGTAGGAGCGGGCGAAACGGCACAGCGCCCCCGCCATCTTGTCCCCGGCGCCTATGTAGCCGGCGATCATGGAGGCGCCGCTGGTTCGGGCGTGGGACTTCGCCAGCAGGTAGCCGCAGATGCCGGCGTAGTCGGCCAGCGCCCGGGCGTCGATGTCCTCGACGACGATCGCGCCCTTCATGTCGCGGAACTGTCTGACATAGAACTGGGTGTCGCCGACTGTGGTCCAGCCGAGCAGCGGGTCGGAGACCGTTTGCAGCGCCTGCTGGTATTCGACGACGCGTTGACCCTGGTGCCGGTGCCAGGCCGCGTCGCCGTGCTGGTGGTGGGCGACGACTGAGCGGCGGGCCTGCTTGAGCTGCAGGAAGACGACGTCCGAGGAGCTGCTGCCCTCGCACAACGCCACGTACGCCCGCAAGCCCACCGAACCCACGCCGACCACCTTGTGTGCGATGTCGACGATCCGGTAGCCGGCCAGGATCCTCGCCCAGTGCGGTGGCAGCGTGTTGAGGTAGCCGTCCAGCGCCTCGGCCAGCTGGTCGTATTCCACGTCGGTGGGCCGGGTGATCAGCGGCGGTTCCTCGACGAGCCGGGCCGTGCCGTCGCGGCGTTCGGTGAACCGGGGCAGGGCGCGGTCGCTGGTGCGGCGGCGGGCCCTGCGGGCGGCCCGGTCGATCTCGGCGCGGAAGCCTGCCCGGGATGCCGCCGAGCGCAGCCGCTCGACGTCCATCTGGTCGAACGAGCGGGCCAGCAGCGGCTGCTCGGCGAGGTGCTGGATCTGCACCTGGTATTCCTCGACGCAGTGGTGCACGGCGTCGGCGCA from Paractinoplanes brasiliensis carries:
- a CDS encoding DUF2252 domain-containing protein codes for the protein MEPATGHVVLNSAIDEGFASLRLQARPRAERYELGRSLRERAHRSEMAYWKAPDGRVDPVTQIMHANAGRQAWLVPVRVGRMIQSPYAYLRGSANVMADDFASLPATGITPVICGDAHLGNFGFYASPERELVFDLNDFDEAHPGAWEWDLRRLVVSVYVAGRQNGYKESACADAVHHCVEEYQVQIQHLAEQPLLARSFDQMDVERLRSAASRAGFRAEIDRAARRARRRTSDRALPRFTERRDGTARLVEEPPLITRPTDVEYDQLAEALDGYLNTLPPHWARILAGYRIVDIAHKVVGVGSVGLRAYVALCEGSSSSDVVFLQLKQARRSVVAHHQHGDAAWHRHQGQRVVEYQQALQTVSDPLLGWTTVGDTQFYVRQFRDMKGAIVVEDIDARALADYAGICGYLLAKSHARTSGASMIAGYIGAGDKMAGALCRFARSYADQVEADHAELVAAVHQGILPAETA